Within Myceligenerans xiligouense, the genomic segment GGCCGACGACGGCGCCGCGTGCGTCGACGGTGTGTGCGCGCTTCCGGACCCGGCCCGTCGCTGACGACGTCGGGCACGGCACCGCGTCCGGGCCTCGCTCTCCGCACCTGGCACGGGTGGCAGAGTAAGGCGCATGACCGCGCGACACCCGAACACCCAGCCCGCGAACCGTCCGTCCGCACTGCCCGCCCTCGGCGACCTGACGTGGTCCGGTGCGCTCGAGACGCCCGACCTGCTCGCCGAGCCCGTCCTGGCCGCGCTCCGGGCGTGGGCCGACGCCGAGCCGGACGTCGCGGCGTCCGTGGCCGTCACCGAGATCGACCCGGACCACGCCGACACCGAGACCCTCAACGAGCTCCACGGGCTGCCCCCGCAGGTGTCCGGCAACTGCGTGGTCGTGGCGGGCAGGCGGGGCGACGACGAGCGCGTCGCGGGCGTCGTCGTACCCGCCTCCACGTTCGCGGACGTGAACAAGCGCGTCCGCAAGCTCCTCGACGTGCGCAAGGCGTCGTTCATGCCGCAGGACCGGGCGGTGGCCGACTCGGGGATGGAGTACGGCGGGATCACGCCCGTCGGGCTGCCGGCGGGCTGGCGGGTGCTCGTGGACTCCCGGTTCGCCGAGCCGGGCACGCTCGCCCTCCTGGGTTCGGGTGTGCGGCGGTCCAAGCTGCTGATGCCGGGCCCGCTGCTGTGCGCGGCGCCGGGCGTGGAGGTGATCGAGGACCTGGGGGTCGCGCGCTCGTGAGCGTCCCGCCGTCGCCGGGCCGTCCGGCAGACTGGGCGCACACCGAGAAGAAAGGACGATGATGACCTCTCGTACCGCCGTCGTGACCGGAGCCGCCCGCGGCATCGGCGCCGCCACCGCGAAGCGCCTCGCCCGCGACGGCCACGCCGTCGCCGTGCTCGACCTCCTGGAGGACCAGGCCGAGGCGACCGCCGAGGAGATCGTGGCCGACGGCGGCCGCGCGATCGCCGTCGGCGTCGACGTGTCCGACGAGGACTCCGTGGCCGCCGCCGTCGAACGCGTCGCCCACGAGCTCGGGGTGCCCACGATCCTCGTGAACAACGCCGGGATCCTGCGGGACAACCTGATCTTCAAGATGACCGCCGACGACTGGGACGCGGTCATGGGAGTGCACCTGCGGGGCGCGTTCCTCGTGACGCGGGCCGTGCAGGCGCACATGGTCACCGCGGGGTACGGACGGATCGTGAACCTGTCGTCGACGTCGGCCCTGGGGAACCGCGGACAGGTGAACTACGCGGCGGCGAAGGCCGGCATGCAGGGCTTCACCAAGACCCTCGCGATCGAGCTGGGCAGATTCGGGATCACCGCCAACGCGGTGGCTCCGGGGACGATCCGGACGGCGATGACCGAGGCGACGGCCGAGCGCATGGGCATCACGTTCGACCAGCTCCTGGCGGGCGCCGCGGAGCGGATCCCGGTCGGCCGCGTCGGGGTGCCGGAGGACGTCGCGGCCGCCGTCGCGTTCTTCGCCTCCGAGGACGCGGGCTTCGTCTCGGGCCAGGTGCTGTACGTGGCGGGCGGGCCGCGGGACTGAGCCGGCCGGCGCCCCCGGCGGGCGGTGTTCCCGCTGGTGACGCGGATGATCGCGGTTATCCACAGATTTGATTTCCTGGTGGCGCCTGGGTGTTGGCCTGCATAGGATCGAACGTAGGCGAACAGGCAGGATCTCGATACCCAGGGGGTGCACCGATGGAGGCTGTGACGTGGCACGACGGCCGGTCGGCGCACCTCGACGTGGTGATGCCCGGGGCGCCCTGGACGGGGTCGGGTGCGCCGGCCGGTCAGGAACTGGATGACGGCGCGGTCGACCTGCTGGTGGCCCAGGCGCGTTCGAGCGAGCCGGGGCCGTGGCTGGCAGGCGTGCTGGAGGCGATGGCAGCCCCCGGTACCGGTATGCCCGCGACAGCGGGTGTTCTGGGCCGGCTGGATGCCGTCGAGCTGGCCGGGGTGGTCGCCGCGACGGAGCGGGTGACCGCGTGGGCGCAGGCGTTGCAGGCGCGTGCGGCCGCGGCGCTGGTCGCCGCCCAGGGCGGGGTGCTGGGGGTGGACCAGGCGGCCACGGTCGTCAAGGACCGCCTGCACGTCACGGCTCGCGAGGGCACCACCATCGTGAGTCGTGGCGACCGGTGTGCGCGCTTCCCGGACGTGCTGGAGGCGTTGGGCACGGGGCGGATCGACGCACGCAAGGCCGACACCCTGCTGGGGGCGGGCGCCGAGCTGACCGACGGCGAGCGCGCCGCGGCGATCGAGGTCCTGCTGCCCGAGGCGCCCACCCGCACCTGGAAGTGGCTGTCCGAGCAACTCAACGCCCTGGCCGCACGTCTGCACGGTACGGGCGAGGAACTCGTCCGCGCCGCCGATCAGCGCAACGTGTGGCTCGAGGCCGCCGGGCCGGGCATGGCCCTGCTGACCGCACTGCTACCGGCCAAGGACGGCGCGCGCGTGTTCAACGCCGTCCAGGCCGGGGCGAACCAGCTGATGAACGTGCCCGGCCAGACCCGCCGCCGCGGCCAGGCCCGCGCCGACGCGCTCACCTCCCTGGTCACCGGCCGCATGATCCCGCACACCGTCCCCGAGAGCCGTGAGGAGCCCGAGACCCGCGACGAGCCCGCCTGCCGCGACATCGCCGCCGAGGGCATCTGGCACCGCCTCGTCACCGATCCGGTCACCGGCATCCTGATCGACTACTCCACCACCAGCTACCAGCCACCGGCTCGCCTCAGGAAGGCCGTCCAGACCCGGGACGGCACCTGCGCCCACACGGGGTGCGACCGTCCCGCCGCCCGCTGCGACCTGGACCACATCGAGCCCTTCGACCACGACCACCCGGACCGGGCCGGCGAGCCGGGCCAGACCCGCGCGGCCAACCTGCACGCCCTGTGCCGCAAGCACCACAACGTGAAGACCCACGCCGGATGGCGTGTCACCCGCGACCCGGCCACCGGCACGGAAACCTGGGCCAGCCCTGCCGGCCACACCCAGACCTACCGGCCCGACCCCACGGACCCGGCCACCCGCTACACCCCGACCGCGGGCCTCACCCTCGCGCGCCCACCACGCGGGCAGGCCACCGGCGGCCCGCCACCCGACCACCCGCAGGACGACACCCCGCCCCCGTTCTGAGGCAGGCTGACCACCTGAAGCACATCGGCTAGAAGAGAGTGGGCTGCTCCATCAGGGCCCCCTCCTTGACCAGCATGCGGAGCTTGGTCCGAGCGCCTCCCGGTGCCGAGAACCCCCCGATCTTGCCCCCGGCGGCAAGCACCCGATGGCACGGCACGATCGGCGGGAACGGGTTGCGGCCCAGAGCCTGACCCACGGCCTGCGCCGAGCCGGGAGCTCCCAGCCGGGCAGCGACCTCGCCGTACGTGAGCGTCTCCCCCGGAGGGACGCTCCGGGCCACCTCGTAGACACGACGGTGGAACTCCGGGACGGCTGCCATGTCCAGCGTGATCTCCGCGACCGAGGCCGCGTCGTCCTCGCCGCCGTTGTCGAGCAGCCTGGTGACACGCTCGACCGCCTCCGCCACGTCCGCCGTCGGCTCCGACTCGACGGCGCCCGGGTGCCATCGCCTCACGGTACGCCGCACCTGCTCCGCCCCGGCCTGCGGCAGGGTGGAACGGACGACGGCGCCGCCGTCGGCCCGCCAGACGATCGCGCAGTCCCCGAGCTCGGTCGAGAACACGACGAACGCCTCGGGCCCCGCCGTGCCGTCCGCGCCCATGCCGTCCACGACCCCACAGTAGGCCGTGACACCGACATCGTCGGCCGCCGGAACTGCCGCCGTGCCGAG encodes:
- a CDS encoding methylated-DNA--[protein]-cysteine S-methyltransferase, coding for MGADGTAGPEAFVVFSTELGDCAIVWRADGGAVVRSTLPQAGAEQVRRTVRRWHPGAVESEPTADVAEAVERVTRLLDNGGEDDAASVAEITLDMAAVPEFHRRVYEVARSVPPGETLTYGEVAARLGAPGSAQAVGQALGRNPFPPIVPCHRVLAAGGKIGGFSAPGGARTKLRMLVKEGALMEQPTLF
- the fabG gene encoding 3-oxoacyl-ACP reductase FabG; protein product: MMTSRTAVVTGAARGIGAATAKRLARDGHAVAVLDLLEDQAEATAEEIVADGGRAIAVGVDVSDEDSVAAAVERVAHELGVPTILVNNAGILRDNLIFKMTADDWDAVMGVHLRGAFLVTRAVQAHMVTAGYGRIVNLSSTSALGNRGQVNYAAAKAGMQGFTKTLAIELGRFGITANAVAPGTIRTAMTEATAERMGITFDQLLAGAAERIPVGRVGVPEDVAAAVAFFASEDAGFVSGQVLYVAGGPRD
- a CDS encoding YbaK/EbsC family protein, with product MTARHPNTQPANRPSALPALGDLTWSGALETPDLLAEPVLAALRAWADAEPDVAASVAVTEIDPDHADTETLNELHGLPPQVSGNCVVVAGRRGDDERVAGVVVPASTFADVNKRVRKLLDVRKASFMPQDRAVADSGMEYGGITPVGLPAGWRVLVDSRFAEPGTLALLGSGVRRSKLLMPGPLLCAAPGVEVIEDLGVARS
- a CDS encoding HNH endonuclease, with translation MEAVTWHDGRSAHLDVVMPGAPWTGSGAPAGQELDDGAVDLLVAQARSSEPGPWLAGVLEAMAAPGTGMPATAGVLGRLDAVELAGVVAATERVTAWAQALQARAAAALVAAQGGVLGVDQAATVVKDRLHVTAREGTTIVSRGDRCARFPDVLEALGTGRIDARKADTLLGAGAELTDGERAAAIEVLLPEAPTRTWKWLSEQLNALAARLHGTGEELVRAADQRNVWLEAAGPGMALLTALLPAKDGARVFNAVQAGANQLMNVPGQTRRRGQARADALTSLVTGRMIPHTVPESREEPETRDEPACRDIAAEGIWHRLVTDPVTGILIDYSTTSYQPPARLRKAVQTRDGTCAHTGCDRPAARCDLDHIEPFDHDHPDRAGEPGQTRAANLHALCRKHHNVKTHAGWRVTRDPATGTETWASPAGHTQTYRPDPTDPATRYTPTAGLTLARPPRGQATGGPPPDHPQDDTPPPF